The following are encoded together in the Daphnia magna isolate NIES linkage group LG8, ASM2063170v1.1, whole genome shotgun sequence genome:
- the LOC116929116 gene encoding LOW QUALITY PROTEIN: phosphatidylinositol 3,4,5-trisphosphate 3-phosphatase and dual-specificity protein phosphatase PTEN (The sequence of the model RefSeq protein was modified relative to this genomic sequence to represent the inferred CDS: deleted 1 base in 1 codon; substituted 1 base at 1 genomic stop codon), whose translation MASTIKGLVSRKKKRYKEDGFNLDLTYIFENVIAMGYPAAKLEGVYRNHIDDVYRFLETKHKDHYKIYNLCSERSYDCSRFKNRVSSFPFDDHNPPKLGSIEPFCKDMDEWLGQDPSNVAAIHCKAGKGRTGLMICCYILHRRWAENADEALKHYGQTRTHDTKGVTIPSQRRYVEYYDQLLKAGGSGYSLCPLELREIRLQPIPNMSGGCVPVLTVHEAESQQEFTPPIELTKVGRVLRITLKTPLSLKGDVRVILKNKPNVIMMKEKMFHFWFNTYFVKDQALPPSPSPSPRRTLNREKXLPSNGLDSTVSMTKAEGLALKNRFIGSLIERPEHSGSCQTNHLSPNMVLLSSSSRASSLNSVYSENSSATTSEPKQWLSVTLVKRELDKACKDSNNKIFASDFKTTLYFTRPGQVPLSTVGSLPNMDSAARANRSSMTTMNCSPAIPRFSSVASNGSSRPKTIATTGTNRSVKLSSPQNLGLLGPICWRPDKSTEGHVKISKHEEVEKHDQLPRHSDSSQTWSSENDSSDIEGSERNQFQSPVNQEQEEAEQDDTCTSSDAVGRYRLLSFSACTSEGSEGIVRLSPPSVDPTLKGWTST comes from the exons ATGGCAAGCACTATCAAAGGATTGGTTAGTCGCAAGAAGAAGCGCTACAAGGAAGATGGATTTAATCTAGATTTGACTT ATATATTTGAAAATGTCATTGCCATGGGATACCCAGCTGCTAAGCTAGAAGGAGTCTATCGAAACCACATTGATGATGTGTACAGGTTTCTGGAAACTAAACATAAAGATCACTACAAGATATACAATTT gtgTTCAGAGCGTTCCTATGACTGTAGTAGGTTTAAAAACAGAGTTTCTTCCTTCCCATTTGATGATCACAATCCACCCAAACTGGGTTCGATTGAGCCATTCTGTAAGGATATGGATGAGTGGCTTGGCCAGGATCCATCAAATGTTGCAGCTATCCACTGCAAAGCTGGAAAG ggAAGAACTGGTTTGATGATATGCTGTTACATACTACATCGACGTTGGGCGGAAAATGCAGATGAAGCCCTTAAACACTATGGGCAGACCAGAACGCACGACACCAAA GGTGTCACCATACCTAGCCAGAGACGCTATGTGGAGTATTACGATCAGTTACTCAAAGCGGGAGGGTCGGGTTATTCGTTGTGCCCTCTCGAGTTGCGTGAGATTCGCCTGCAGCCCATTCCCAATATGAGTGGCGGATGTG TTCCCGTTTTGACCGTACATGAAGCGGAAAGCCAGCAAGAATTTACACCGCCAATAGAGCTGACCAAAGTCGGACGCGTGCTACGTATTACCTTAAAAACGCCACTGAGCCTAAAGGGCGATGTGCGGGTGATCCTCAAAAACAAACCCAACGTGATAATGATGAaggaaaaaatgtttcatttttggttCAACACCTATTTTGTCAAAGACCAAGCTCTCCCACCGTCACCGTCCCCATCACCTCGTCGAACTCTCAATCGAGAAAAATGACTT CCATCCAACGGCTTGGATAGTACCGTGTCAATGACTAAAGCCGAAGGCTTAGctttaaaaaatcgatttaTAGGCTCACTAATTGAACGACCTGAACATTCTGGAAGCTGCCAGACCAACCATCTCAGCCCGAACATGGTCTTATTGTCTAGTTCATCCAG gGCATCATCTTTGAATTCAGTGTATTCGGAAAACTCTTCTGCGACTACCTCGGAGCCAAAACAATGGCTCAGTGTAACATTAGTTAAACGAGAGCTAGATAAAGCTTGCAAAGATAGcaacaataaaatttttgcGTCGGATTTTAAG ACTACGTTGTACTTCACTCGTCCTGGTCAGGTGCCTTTGAGCACCGTTGGAAGTCTACCCAATATGGATTCTGCCGCTCGAGCTAACCGCAGTAGCATGACCACCATGAACTGCAGTCCTGCTATCCCGCGCTTTTCCTCGGTTGCCTCTAACGGATCAAGCCGACCAAAAACTATCGCAACAACCGGTACCAACCGATCGGTAAAATTAAGTTCACCTCAAAACCTCGGCCTTCTCGGGCCAATTTGTTGGAGACCCGATAAATCAACCGAGGGACACGTGAAG ATTAGTAAACATGAAGAAGTAGAAAAACATGACCAATTACCTCGCCATTCGGATTCAAGCCAGACATGGAGTTCAGAAAATGATAGCTCAGATATAGAAGGATCGGAGCGAAACCAATTCCAGTCGCCAGTGAACCAGGAGCAGGAAGAAGCTGAGCAAG ATGATACTTGCACCTCTTCGGATGCTGTTGGTCGCTATCGGTTACTCTCCTTTTCGGCTTGCACCTCTGAGGGTTCTGAAGGAATAGTGCGTCTGAGTCCACCGTCTGTTGATCCTACGCTGAAAGGTTGGACTTCCACCTGA
- the LOC116929117 gene encoding protein lin-37 homolog, with amino-acid sequence MRKDKEKFDHGHEVSTARGRLEGALQILIEKTESEDSDESDVDVTDLIHEGRSQSASPRKSGTTKTPLRKRRRLNVDKHYKNDQNSYVLKLYDRSVDLAKFSPQTPLYPVCRAWIKNQPNNQHLTPTSANSPKKVEEKGIDVKEDILKNEETSEAFVNSLPTPEAMPLNKGGKVIDTRIPIDLKPSEKSKSLDFLLNLHEDTAVPSISSLLQEHCSHWGRVREQWRRAANVNEVRYAESTKILKNILVRP; translated from the exons ATGCGGAaggataaagaaaaatttg ATCACGGGCATGAAGTTAGCACAGCCCGTGGACGACTTGAAGGGGCATTGcaaattttgattgaaaaaacTGAATCTGAAGATAGTGACGAATCGGACGTAGATGTGACCGATCTAATTCACGAAGGTCGAAG CCAATCAGCATCTCCTAGGAAGTCAGGAACAACTAAAACCCCATTAAGGAAAAGGCGGCGTCTCAATGTGGATAAACATTACAAAAATGACCAAAACTCTTATGTGCTTAAGCTGTATGATCGTAGTGTTGACCTTGCAAAGTTCTCTCCTCAAACACCCCTTTACCCTGTATGCCGTGCCTGGATTAAGAATCAGCCTAACAACCAACATCTCACTCCCACTAG CGCAAACTCCCCAAAGAAAGtggaagaaaaaggaattgaTGTTAAAGAGGATATtctgaaaaatgaagaaaccaGTGAAGCTTTTGTAAATAGCTTACCAACACCAGAAGCAATGCCTCTGAATAAAGGGGGGAAAGTGATTGACACAAGGATTCCTATTGATCTGAAGCCAAGTGAAAAGTCAAAATCTctagattttcttttaaatttgcAT gAAGACACTGCAGTTCCATCAATATCGTCATTATTACAGGAG CATTGTTCCCATTGGGGTCGGGTACGCGAGCAATGGCGACGCGCAGCTAACGTTAACGAAGTCCGTTATGCCGAAAGCACCAAAATTCTCAAGAATATTTTAGTTCGTCCATAA